The Gemmatimonadales bacterium sequence CTCGCGGAGCTGAACCAGCGCCTCGAGGTGCTGAAGGACGTGGGCCTGGGCTACCTGACGCTCGACCGGCAGACCCGCACCCTCTCCGGCGGGGAGGCGCAACGCATCTCTCTGGCCAACGCACTCGGCGGCAAGCTCACCGACACTCTGTACGTCCTCGACGAGCCGACCATCGGCCTGCACCCGCGCGACACCGACCGGCTGCTCGCGCTCCTGCGCCGTCTCGCCGACCAGGGCAACACCGTTCTCGCCGTGGAGCACGACCCCGCCGCCATGCGCGCCGCCGACTGGCTCGTGGAGTTGGGGCCGGGCGCGGGCGAGCGCGGTGGACAGCTCGTTTTCGAGGGCACCAGCGACCAGATGCTCCGCGGCTCCACGCTCACCGGCGCCTACCTCTCCGGCCAGAAGAGCATCGCCGTGCCGTCGGTCCGCCGGCGAGCCGGGCCGCGCTGGCTCACCGTGGAAGGGGCGACCGCGCACAACCTCGATGGCCTCACGGTGGCCATCCCGCTCGGTACGCTCACGGTGGTCACCGGCGTCTCCGGGAGCGGGAAGTCCACACTGGTGAGCGATGTCCTCTACCGGCAGCTCGAGCGTCACTTCGAGGGACGCCACTCGGCAAAGGAACACCTCGGCGAGACCGTCGGCAGCGTGCGGCGCATCACCGGTCTCGAGGCGCTGGATGGCGCCGTGCTCGTGGACCAGTCGCCCATCGGGCGTACGCCGAGGTCCAACCCCGTGACGTACGTGAAGGCATTCGACGAGGTCCGTGAGTTGTTCGCCGCCGCGCCGCTCTCGCGCTCCCGGCGCTACACGCCGGCGACGTTCTCGTTCAACGTGTCGGGGGGCGGGCGGTGCGACGTCTGCGAGGGCGCCGGCCACGTGCAGGTGGAGATGGTCTTCCTCGCCGACGTCTACGTCCCGTGCGAGGCGTGCGGCGCCACGCGGTACCGCCGTCCGATCCTCGACGTCCGCATCCGGGGCTACTCCATTGCCGACGTCCTCCAGTTCACGGTGGACGAGGCGATCCGGCGGTTCCGGCACCAGGAGAAGCTGGGCCGGGCGCTCTGGCACCTCACCGAGGTCGGCCTCGGGTACCTGAGGCTGGGCCAGCCGGCCCCGACCCTCTCAGGTGGCGAGGCCCAGCGGCTCAAGATCGCGCGGGAGCTGTCGGCAGCGGGGAGGAAGCGCGGCCGCAAGCTATACATCCTCGACGAACCCACGACCGGACTCCACCTCGACGACGTGCGCGTCCTCCTCGGCGTCCTCGACCGGCTGGTGGACGCGGGAAACACCGTGCTCGTGATCGAGCACCACCTCGACGTCATCAAGAAGGCGGACTGGGTGATCGACCTCGGACCCGAGGCCGGGGCGGGCGGCGGACGCGTCGTGGCGGCGGGTCCGCCCGAGGTGATCGCGGCCCACCCGGAGTCCTGGACCGGCCGCTACCTCGCGCCGTTGCTGGCGACTCGTTAGTTTCGGCGCCATGCGGCCCACCCGTCACTTCCTCGCGCTGGCCACCCTGCTCGCTCTGACCGGCGCGGCGGGGTGTGGCGGCCGTCCTCCGGCAGCGCGGTTGACACCGCTCCCCCCAGACACCGCGCAAGCGTCCCCGCTCGCCGTCCGCCCCGGCGACGTGATCAAGGTCCAGGTCTGGGGCCACGAGGAGCTTTCAGGCGAGTTCCCGATCGACGAGAACTTCAACCTGCTCTTCCCCATCATCGGCGAGGTCAACGTCCGCCAGATGACGGTCACGCAACTCCGTGAGCGGATCCG is a genomic window containing:
- the uvrA gene encoding excinuclease ABC subunit UvrA translates to MLVVRGARQHNLRGFTLALPHRRLIVLTGPSGSGKSSLAFDTIYAEGQRRYIESLSTYAKQFLERMPRPAMDSVEGIAPAVAIEQKNPTTSSRSTVGTATEIYDYLRLLWARIGRARCVACGGEVRTDTVQEVVDRLGEGRTDGPADGPAVMVAFPLPPAVRANHAQIVENLSAMGFVRVMIGGVVHRLDQLPRKLDLSKTKGALVIVDRVIATPENAERLADSLATAFAEGDGLVVVVGEGGKALRFSNTPRCLSCDEPAPTLTPALFSFNHPRGACPGCNGFGAVLEYDERLVVPDASRAIEDGAIDPWTKPRYEGRRRLLKQTCQGEDIPTDLPWSKLKADSRRLLLHGRKGRYLGIFPFLKGLERKRYKQYVRVFLRQYQMASECPACHGQRLRPDALAVFVGGETIGQAAARTAEDLARWVANLPLTAYERAVADVVLAELNQRLEVLKDVGLGYLTLDRQTRTLSGGEAQRISLANALGGKLTDTLYVLDEPTIGLHPRDTDRLLALLRRLADQGNTVLAVEHDPAAMRAADWLVELGPGAGERGGQLVFEGTSDQMLRGSTLTGAYLSGQKSIAVPSVRRRAGPRWLTVEGATAHNLDGLTVAIPLGTLTVVTGVSGSGKSTLVSDVLYRQLERHFEGRHSAKEHLGETVGSVRRITGLEALDGAVLVDQSPIGRTPRSNPVTYVKAFDEVRELFAAAPLSRSRRYTPATFSFNVSGGGRCDVCEGAGHVQVEMVFLADVYVPCEACGATRYRRPILDVRIRGYSIADVLQFTVDEAIRRFRHQEKLGRALWHLTEVGLGYLRLGQPAPTLSGGEAQRLKIARELSAAGRKRGRKLYILDEPTTGLHLDDVRVLLGVLDRLVDAGNTVLVIEHHLDVIKKADWVIDLGPEAGAGGGRVVAAGPPEVIAAHPESWTGRYLAPLLATR